A window from Malassezia japonica chromosome 1, complete sequence encodes these proteins:
- the HUB1 gene encoding ubiquitin-like modifier hub1 (EggNog:ENOG503P7AI; COG:O), with protein sequence MPMIEVIANDRLGRKVRVKCSPDDTVGDLKKLIAAQTGTAPQKIILKKAYSTFKDHITLADYEIHDGDSLELH encoded by the exons ATGCCGATGATTGAGGTGATCGCCAACGACCGTCTTGGCCGCAAAG TGCGTGTCAAGTGCTCGCCGGACGACACGGTCGGAGACCTGAAGAAGCTCATTGCAGCGCAGACTGGTACGGCGCCGCAAAAG ATCATCCTCAAGAAGGCGTACAGCACCTTTAAGGACCATAtcacgctcgccgact ACGAGATTCACGAC GGTgactcgctcgagctgcactAG
- a CDS encoding uncharacterized protein (EggNog:ENOG503P7DS; TransMembrane:1 (o58-80i); COG:O; COG:U), producing MVLRLGLAGRAGGLHGVRLGRIPGAVPDPALSWLDPVARYLVSMPETMGLVGAMPYPYTASIIAMTLALRTGVSVPIALWQRSRNERLTNIVLPEWGVWKKQIPAAVWQRRASNNEVSKETEFQIQRQIHRSLAEKWNHLIALHDCSPTRTTIVSLAVHIPLFLLVTMLIRQGTVLPDTPLVHELIPWWAPDATFAAQASASQQILLDRGLDPVLVDKLTKVGGPTLADRDSTQIMPIVVGSLNMLNIELAQWVRERRLARERELGLGDSRAGANDGGVEAEPVRERVIGNVLRGTAVLSIPIACQVPAALLVYWTTSALVTLVQNAYFAWLDAKIK from the exons ATGGTGCTTCGACTGggcctcgccggccgcgctggcgggttgcacggcgtgcggctCGGCAGGATTCCGGGTGCCGTAC CCGATCCTGCGCTCAGCTGGCTCGACCCCGTCGCGCGGTACCTCGTGTCGATGCCCGAGACGATGGGCTTGGTCGGCGCGATGCCCTACCCCTACACAGCCTCAATTATCGCCATGACGCTGGCCCTGCGTACAGGTGTCTCTGTGCCTATTGCGCTATGGCAGCGCAGCCGGAACGAGCGGCTGACCAACATCGTGCTGCCTGAATGGGGCGTGTGGAAGAAACAGATCCCAGCGGCCGTctggcagcggcgcgcgtcaaACAACGAGGTGAGCAAAGAGACGGAGTTCCAGATCCAGCGCCAGATCCACCGCTCGCTGGCGGAAAAGTGGAACCACCTcattgcgctgcacgactgctcgccgacgcgcactACGATTGtctcgctcgcggtgcacaTTCCCCTCTTTCTCCTGGTGACAATGTTGATCCGACAGGGCACCGTGTTGCCCGACACGCCACTCGTGCACGAGCTCATTCCGTGGTGGGCGCCGGATGCGACATTTGCGGCACAGGCATCGGCTTCGCAGCAGATCCTCCTGGACCGCGGCCTGGACCCTGTCTTGGTCGATAAGCTGACCAAGGTCGGCGGCCCAACGCTTGCCGACCGCGACTCGACGCAGATCATGCCGATCGTGGTGGGGTCGCTCAACATGCTCAATATCGAACTTGCGCAATGGGTACGTGAGCGGCGACTCGCgcgtgagcgcgagctggggctcggcgactcgcgcgcaggcgccaatgacggcggcgtcgaggccgagccgGTGCGTGAGCGCGTCATTGGGAACGTGCTGCGTGGCACGGCGGTGCTTTCGATCCCGATCGCGTGCCAGGTCCCGGCCGCGTTGCTCGTCTACTGGACCACGTCGGCGCTGGTGACGCTCGTTCAAAATGCGTACTTTGCATGGCTAGACGCAAAGATCAAGTAG
- a CDS encoding uncharacterized protein (COG:J; EggNog:ENOG503P0B0), with product MANGAPIDAVTGAVRTGPLGEECTIYPAILIEPGEKYRASESVVVQRYSAHYACSCPAWRFHAEKDVRLRSCEHLAEVLGEAYEAARMELGEMRVIGRQDHRVHLLLASTWPTRSDGAPRRTGDALDPTDWWISEKLDGVRALWDGQRLWSRRGKEWNAPRWFLEQLPRDLTLDGELWMGRGLFEHTSGVCRSHRQDEWEHVKYMVFDTPSFPDDPVEARWARLQAQFPAVSSDAMSTLRSSGVYFVEHVQCAGQEHLETLLEHALACDGEGLMLRRPTSLYEYKRSTSLYKLKPTLDAEARVLGYEDGQNQIVGLVGSLICETLSDPPRRFKVGSGLTDALRRDPPAIGTLINFQYGGIGSQGVPRFPRYRGVVVDR from the exons ATGGCGAACGGGGCACCGATCGACGCAGTAACCGGTGCGGTCCGCACCGGGCCGCTTGGTGAAGAGTGCACGATCTATCCGGCGATTCTAATTGAGCCTGGGGAAAAGTATcgcgcgagcgagtcggtTGTGGTCCAGCGGTACTCGGCGCACTATGCGTGCTCGTGCCCCGCATGGCGCTTCCACGCCGAAAAAGACGTGCGTCTCCGCTCGtgcgagcacctcgccgaggtcctgGGCGAGGCGTACGAGGCCGCACGCATGGAGCtg GGCGAGATGCGTGTCATTGGCCGCCAGGACCACCGCGTGCACCTGCTGCTGGCCAGTACGTGGCCTACGCGGAgcgacggtgcgccgcggcgcaccggtGATGCACTCGATCCGACAGATTGGTGGATCAGCGAAAAGCTCGACGGCGTACGTGCGCTATGGGACGGACAGCGGCTCTGGTCGCGCCGCGGAAAGGAGTGGAACGCGCCTCGGTGGTtccttgagcagctccCCCGCGACCTTACGCTGGATGGCGAGCTGTGGATGGGCCGTGGGCTGTTTGAGCACACGTCAGGTGTGTGCCGCTCGCACCGGCAGGACGAGTGGGAGCACGTCAAGTACATGGTGTTTGACACGCCCTCGTTCCCTGACGATccggtcgaggcgcgttGGGCGCGACTCCAAGCCCAATTTCCTGCCGTGTCGAGCGATGCGATGTCGACGCTCCGT TCCTCTGGCGTATATTTTGTCGAGCATGTCCAGTGCGCCGGCCAGGAGCACCTCGAAACGCTTTTggagcacgcgctcgcaTGCGATGGCGAGGG CCTCATGCTTCGGCGCCCTACATCGCTGTATGAATACAAGCGAAGCACCTCCTTGTACAAGCTCaagccgacgctcgacgccgaggcgcgcgtcctGGGCTATGAAGATGGGCAGAACCAGATTGTGGGCCTGGTGGGCTCGCTGATCTGCGAGACGCTCTCGGATCCCCCCCGCCGCTTCAAGGTCGGCTCGGGGCtgaccgacgcgctgcgccgtgaTCCCCCCGCGATCGGCACGCTGATCAATTTCCAGTACGGCGGGATAGGGTCGCAAGGTGTGCCGCGCTTCCCCCGGTACCGTGGCGTAGTCGTCGACCGATAG
- the SDH2 gene encoding succinate dehydrogenase (BUSCO:EOG09263X1F; EggNog:ENOG503NVAA; COG:C) — translation MGRFAAPFTTSAVASLATPATERPEKLKAFKIYRWDPDHPTEKPKMQTYHIDLNKTGPMVLDALIKIKNEVDPTLAFRRSCREGICGSCAMNIDGVNTLACLCRIDRDKTNSNIYPLPHMHIVKDLIPDLTQFYKQYRSIEPYLQADGPPPNGKEYLQSPEERRRLDGLYECILCACCSTSCPSYWWNQDEYLGPAVLMQAYRWMADSRDARAEERRVKLENTFSLYRCHTIFNCTRTCPKGLNPAKAIAQIKKDMAFGPPATDAERPLQAP, via the exons ATGGGTCGCTTCGCTGCGCCCTTCACTACCTCTGCAGTCGCTTCcctcgcgacgcccgcCACGGAGCGCCCTGAGAAGCTCAAGGCTTTCAAAATTTACCGCTGG GACCCCGACCACCCCACGGAGAAGCCCAAGATGCAGACCTACCACATTGACCTGAACAAGACCGGTCCCATGGTCCTCGACGCCTTGATCAAGATCAAGAACGAGGTCGACCCGACCCTCGCGTTccgccgctcgtgccgtGAGGGTATCTGCGGTAGCTGCGCCATGAACATTGACGGTGTGAACACGCTCGCCTGCCTGTGCCGCATTGACCGCGACAAGACCAACTCGAACATTTACCCGCTGCCTCACATGCACATTGTCAAGGACCTGATTCCTGACCTGACGCAGTTCTACAAGCAGTACCGCAGTATTGAGCCATACCTCCAGGCTGACGGTCCTCCTCCGAACGGCAAGGAGTACCTGCAGAGCCCtgaggagcgccgccgcctcgacggtCTCTACGAGTGCATTCTCTGCGcttgctgctcgacctcgtgCCCGTCGTACTGGTGGAACCAGGACGAGTACCTCGGCCCTGCTGTCCTCATGCAGGCCTACCGCTGGATGGCCGACTCGCGTGACGCCCGCGCtgaggagcgccgcgtgaaGCTCGAGAACACCTTCTCGCTGTACCGCTGCCACACCATCTTCAACTGCACCCGGACATGCCCCAAGGGCCTGAACCCCGCCAAGGCCATTGCCCAGATCAAGAAAGATATGGCTTTCGGCCCGCCTGCCACTGACGCTGAGCGCCCGCTGCAGGCCCCGTAG
- a CDS encoding uncharacterized protein (COG:D; MEROPS:MER0018608; EggNog:ENOG503NXWP) — MGKRVKAPAKSASAPRWKGEEAYEHIRESKNAMRSQVIKGGVARLSAENGEDVTNDDDTLYVWDDPQYVPDGEVMFSARRATFDKGWPHSKKKKWNPKPDALAMAGFYFTPTEDKDDTCACAYCHVVLGGWERDDNVYDEHQRRAKDCPFFHCVVAAGLEVSPKADRRTSEGRKHELESDSDEEYTAPVRSTRKRTARAASGRSKAGSNTKDADVEAPVLPEPVADDLDKSNDNEDTENNGKEDAEAMDRDDDEYEDDAGVDREEAETGEAEDVEVAEPEAEVEVESEVEPEPEPEPEPEPEQEQEQEQEQEQEQEPEPELEPEPEPEPEPEPENEPVPAPEPLLKGRASRPSKSPAPRESKTKAESISSPLARAPVTQSTPPHSSPSLHSSPGYHADDSGDEVEHMVGFQSTPPSLPLIDDYLPIPFPHKHTSQSPPGAPDPNKITVLEWIREQQTYLLEAMKERLEQRLATVRQRNLQERKRLEKGLRSQ; from the exons ATGGGGAAACGCGTCAAGGCCCCAGCGAAGTCCgccagtgcgccgcgctggaaGGGCGAGGAGGCCTATGAGCACATCCGCGAGAGCAAGAATGCGATGAGGTCACAGGTAATCAaaggcggcgtcgcgcgcctcagCGCGGAAAACGGAGAAGACGTCACGAACGACGATGATACCTTGTACGTGTGGGACGATCCGCAGTACGTGCCAGACGGCGAAGTGATGTTCTCCGCACGGAGGGCGACGTTCGACAAGGGATGGCCCCATtcgaagaagaagaagtGGAACCCGAAACCAGATGCACTCGCCATGGCAGGCTTCTATTTTACGCCGACCGAAGACAAGGACGACACATGTGCGTGTGCATACTGCcacgtcgtgctcggcgggTGGGAGAGAGACGACAATGTATA CGATGAACATCAGCGCAGGGCAAAGGACTGCCCCTTTTTCCACTGTGTCGTCGCAGCAGGCCTGGAAGTGTCGCCCAAGGCGGATCGCCGCACGTCCGAGGGGCGCAAacacgagctcgagagcgactcggacgaaGAGTACACAGCTCCAGTGAGGAGTACGCGGAAACGCACGGCACGGGCTGCGAGTGGGCGCAGCAAGGCGGGCAGCAATACGAAagacgccgacgtcgaggctCCTGTGCTGCCTGAGCCGGTTGCAGACGACCTGGACAAGAGCAACGACAATGAGGATACCGAGAACAACGGCAAAGAGGATGCCGAGGCCATGGATAGAGACGATGATGAGTACGAGGACGATGCAGGCGTCGATCGTGAAGAGGCCGAGACGGGAGAAGCGGAGGACGTTGAAGTGGCCGAACCCGAGGCTGAGGTTGAGGTCGAGTCCGAGGTTGAGCCTGAACCAGAGCCTGAACCAGAGCCTGAACccgagcaggagcaggagcaggaACAGGAACAGGAACAGGAACAGGAGCCTGAACCCGAACTCGAACCCGAACCCGAACCAGAGCCAGAACCAGAACCAGAAAACGAGCCCGTGCCCGCGCCCGAACCTCTACTAAAAGGCCGCGCCTCTCGGCCTTCCAAATCTCCTGCGCCACGGGAATCCAAGACCAAGGCGGAAAGCATCAGCTCGCCCCTCGCCCGTGCTCCCGTGACACAGTCCACACCTCCCCATTCCTCTCCCTCTCTACACTCTTCTCCAGGATACCACGCCGACGACTCTGGCGACGAAGTGGAGCACATGGTCGGTTTCCAATCCACCCCGCCTTCGCTCCCGCTCATCGACGACTACCTCCCCATCCCCTTCCCCCACAAGCACACGAGCCAGTCCCCGCCAGGTGCGCCCGATCCTAACAAGATCACGGTGCTCGAGTGGATTCGCGAGCAGCAGACCTACCTGCTGGAAGCCATGAAAGAGCGCTtggagcagcgccttgcgaccgtgcgccagcgcaacCTGCAAGAACGCAAACGCCTTGAAAAAGGACTCCGCTCGCAGTAG
- a CDS encoding uncharacterized protein (EggNog:ENOG503Q53G; COG:J): MSVDLPPSDTPSGSEQGSPVKRSAPSLEQLAARYHKDRPATEEVKRSPDAESAPSLRRLGLAGRLGNASDSAKQTQTWTKSNVIPSLNEIRARLNQRGVDVTSSKWSKRGSSPTKELEEVVQELCAGAQDPNVDAAEGAKESEPKKEAPAGESHSGELNATEEKANEPESNITKEAPAAPSNEGNEAPAPAPESQSSDTPSTGPALSGKEAAVAAKSGKKHPLQNTWTLYYDGQSHQKPSSSDQYESKLKCIGHFKTLESFFDTFATLHRPSQLGRNTNYHLFKNGIKPMWEDPANAKGGRWVLTLREQANSVGGRAAHEAILDRSWMWLVFGLIGEHFDEKDQVTGAVCSLRTKGDRIALWLREKEPVEDVNALGERFLRLLEIHDLPNTNLEFSVNDGPKGNYMSVRNGPKPKQDPVEIDDKEPALETWLDSDITLHPQDHARYYAQHAHGKEGEM, encoded by the exons ATGAGTGTTGACCTCCCCCCCTCAGACACGCCGTCTGGGAGTGAGCAAGGGAGCCCTGtcaagcgcagcgcgccttcgctggagcagctcgccgcacGGTATCACAAAGACCGGCCAGCCACTGAAGAAGTGAAGCGGAGTCCGGACGCCGAGTCGG cgccgagcctCCGACGCCTAGGCCTTGCTGGTCGTCTAGGAAATGCAAGTGACTCCGCAAAGCAGACGCAGACATGGACCAAGAGCAACGTCATTCCCAGCCTGAATGAAATCCGCGCACGATTGAATCAGCGGGGCGTGGACGTCACCTCGTCGAAATGGAGCAAGAGAGGCTCGAGTCCGACCAAGGAGCTGGAGGAGGTCGTACAGGAACtgtgcgcaggcgcgcagGATCCGAATGTTGATGCGGCGGAGGGCGCGAAGGAGAGCGAGCCCAAGAAGGAAGCGCCCGCCGGGGAGAGTCACAGCGGGGAACTGAATGCAACGGAAGAGAAGGCCAACGAGCCCGAGTCGAATATCACGAAAgaggcgcctgccgcgcccAGCAACGAAGGAAACGAAGCCCCTGCCCCTGCCCCCGAGTCGCAAAGCAGCGACACCCCCTCGACAGGGCCTGCGCTGTCTGGTAAAGAAGCAGCTGTTGCGGCCAAGTCCGGCAAGAAACACCCTCTGCAAAATACATGGACCCTCTACTACGACGGCCAGTCGCACCAAAAGCCAAGCAGCAGCGACCAGTACGAGTCCAAGCTCAAGTGCATCGGGCACTTTAAGACGCTCGAGTCCTTCTTTGACACGTTTGCGACGCTGCACCGACCGAGCCAGCTTGGGCGGAATACCAACTACCACCTGTTCAAGAACGGCATTAAGCCGATGTGGGAAGATCCTGCGAATGCCAAAGGGGGCCGCTGGGTGCTgacgctgcgtgagcaagCGAActcggtcggcggccgtgcggcgcacgaagCCATCCTCGACCGCAGCTGGATGTGGCTCGTGTTTGGCCTGATTGGCGAGCACTTTGACGAGAAAGACCAAGTGACCGGTGCCGTATGTTCGCTGCGAACCAAAGGCGACCGTATTGCCCTCTGGCTCCGCGAGAAGGAGCCGGTGGAGGATGTGAATGCGCTGGGCGAGCGCTTCttgcgcctcctcgagatCCACGATTTGCCAAACACGAATTTGGAGTTCTCGGTGAACGACGGCCCGAAAGGCAACTACATGTCGGTGCGCAACGGCCCCAAGCCCAAACAGGATCCCGTCGAGATCGACGACAAGGagcctgcgctcgagacgtGGCTTGACAGCGATATCACGCTGCACCCACAAGACCATGCGCGATACTATGCGCAGCATGCGCACGGCAAGGAGGGTGAAATGTAG
- a CDS encoding histidinol-phosphatase (BUSCO:EOG09263UCR; COG:E; EggNog:ENOG503NY90), translated as MHSHHSHSGEFCKHAKSTLDEVVACAAELGFTHFHLSEHSPRALPEQLYPEEVEAGLTPEGLNDQFQAYLKKARALQKQYADAPKPMHILVGCETENIVSPQSVDYLYQVLSAEGESESPLPPPAVGLGIVEYMVGSVHHAHGIPIDFDVPTFERALAHSTSASAPTNDPAAYSALLSNYLDAQLEVMGRLRPEVIGHFDLYRLFTPKAPWLPSATTPSGAALYSKLERNIRFAASYGALFEANSAAFRKGWDGETYPGKEILRMIRAAHGRIALSDDSHGVQQIALNYARLRDYLIAEGVEEIWYLERDSTPSEPRALWDAFHDAENARKVREANPTPDAPCTFARGTRAVRLDASWRDAPFWRALPAARST; from the coding sequence ATGCACTCCCATCATTCCCACTCGGGGGAGTTTTGCAAGCATGCCAAGTCGAcgctggacgaggtcgTAGCATGTGCTGCTGAGCTAGGGTTTACCCACTTTCACTTGTCGGAACATTCTCCTCGCGCCCTTCCGGAGCAGCTGTACCCTGAAGAAGTCGAGGCTGGCCTCACGCCGGAAGGGCTCAACGACCAGTTCCAAGCGTACTTGAAAAAGGCGCGCGCACTGCAGAAACAGTATGCGGATGCTCCAAAGCCCATGCACATCCTAGTAGGGTGCGAGACGGAAAACATCGTGTCGCCCCAGAGTGTCGACTATCTGTACCAAGTCTTGTCCGCTGAGGGCGAGTCCGAGTCGCCGCTGCCTCCCCCTGCTGTCGGTCTGGGCATTGTGGAATACATGGTCGGGTCTGTGCACCATGCCCACGGCATTCCGATCGATTTCGACGTACCGACATTTGAACGTGCCCTTGCGCacagcacgagcgcgagcgcgcccacGAACGACCCCGCGGCGTATTCTGCGCTCCTGTCCAACTACCTGGACGCGCAACTCGAGGTCATgggccgcctgcgccccgaAGTCATTGGGCACTTTGACTTGTACCGCCTCTTTACCCCCAAAGCCCCCTGGCTCCCCTCGGCGACCACGCCCAGCGGTGCTGCGCTCTATTCTAAGCTAGAGCGCAATATTCGGTTTGCTGCGAGCTATGGGGCGCTGTTTGAGGCAAACTCGGCGGCGTTCCGCAAAGGATGGGACGGCGAGACCTATCCTGGCAAAGAGATCCTGCGCATgatccgcgccgcgcacggccgcatcGCCCTCTCGGACGACTCGCACGGTGTCCAGCAAATTGCGCTGAATTATGCACGCCTACGTGACTATCTCATCGCAGAAGGCGTCGAGGAAATTTGGTACTTGGAACGCGACAGCACGCCTTCCGAGCCCCGCGCGCTCTGGGACGCGTTCCACGACGCTGAAAAcgcgcgcaaggtgcgcgaAGCCAACCCTACCCCCGATGCCCCCTGTACCTTTGcccgcggcacgcgcgcggtgcgtctcgacgcatcctggcgcgacgcgcccttctggcgagcgctgcctgcggcgcgctccacATAG